A region from the Streptosporangium sp. NBC_01756 genome encodes:
- a CDS encoding NAD(P)/FAD-dependent oxidoreductase codes for MIDVLIAGGGPAGLATAIHAALAGMEAVVVEPRSTPVDKACGEGLMPSGAAALRSLDVPVEGHPLRGIRYLDGRRQAQAAFRDGPGLGVRRTALHAALYQRATELGVKIVEGRVAGVRQDRDGVQAAGLRARWLVAADGLHSPLRALLGLGLPDNRPRRYGLRRHYRVAPWTDFVEVHWAAAGEAYVTPVGDELVGVAVLSSRRRGYLEHLADFPSLVARLEGPVATPVRGAGPLRQRVRARVAGRVLLVGDAAGYTDALTGEGVSLALLSAQALVRCLLTGAPQSYESAWLRLSRRHRLLTGALLETRRHRTAARLIVPAAHRMPALFGAAVHALA; via the coding sequence GTGATCGACGTCCTGATCGCCGGCGGAGGACCGGCGGGCCTGGCCACCGCCATCCACGCGGCGCTCGCCGGGATGGAGGCGGTCGTCGTCGAACCCCGGTCCACCCCGGTGGACAAGGCCTGCGGCGAGGGGCTGATGCCCAGCGGAGCCGCCGCGCTGCGGTCGCTGGACGTTCCGGTGGAGGGCCACCCGCTTCGGGGTATCCGCTACCTCGACGGGCGCCGCCAGGCGCAGGCCGCGTTCCGCGACGGCCCGGGGCTGGGCGTGCGGCGCACCGCGCTGCACGCCGCGCTGTACCAGCGGGCGACCGAGCTGGGCGTGAAGATCGTCGAAGGCAGGGTGGCCGGAGTGCGCCAGGACCGCGACGGCGTCCAGGCGGCGGGGCTGCGGGCCCGCTGGCTGGTGGCCGCGGACGGCCTGCACTCCCCGCTGCGCGCCCTGCTGGGGCTGGGACTGCCCGACAACCGTCCACGCCGGTACGGCCTGCGGCGGCACTACCGGGTCGCACCCTGGACGGATTTCGTCGAGGTCCACTGGGCCGCGGCCGGCGAGGCGTACGTGACGCCGGTGGGCGACGAGCTGGTCGGCGTCGCCGTACTGAGTTCCCGGCGGCGCGGCTACCTGGAGCATCTGGCGGACTTCCCCTCCCTCGTGGCCCGGCTGGAGGGGCCGGTCGCGACCCCGGTGCGCGGTGCCGGGCCGCTGCGCCAGCGGGTGCGCGCCCGGGTCGCCGGCCGGGTGCTGCTGGTCGGCGACGCGGCCGGATACACCGACGCGCTCACCGGCGAGGGGGTCTCGCTCGCGCTGCTGTCCGCGCAGGCCCTGGTGCGCTGCCTGCTCACCGGCGCCCCGCAGTCCTACGAGAGCGCCTGGCTGAGGCTGTCGCGGCGGCACCGGCTGCTCACCGGGGCGCTGCTGGAGACCCGCCGGCACCGGACGGCCGCACGGCTGATCGTCCCGGCGGCCCACCGGATGCCCGCCCTGTTCGGTGCGGCGGTGCACGCGCTGGCCTGA